The following proteins are encoded in a genomic region of Streptomyces lunaelactis:
- a CDS encoding ABC transporter substrate-binding protein: MFRPTRLGAAALLGAAALTTLTACGAAPDGEATGGKVKANASASAADFGGMKALVAAAEKEGKLNVIALPPDWANYGELIKAFEAKYKIKVSSENPDASSADEIAAVKARKGQKRAPDVMDLGIAFARSGAAEGLFAPYKVESWSRIPDAQKDADGRWYNDYGGYVSIGCDAKRIKNCPQTFADLLKPEYKGKVALNGNPTKSGSAFGGVYAAALANKGTFADIQPGIDFFAELKKSGNFIPVESTPATVEKGETPISIDWDYLNAGYADQFRGKGVDWKVSVPGDGVYAQYYSQAINKEAPNPAAARLWMEFLYSAEGQNLWLKGYARPVLLPVMTTDGTADKGSVAKLPKVEGTPAFPSSAELDKAKAALAENWDKALS, from the coding sequence GTGTTCAGACCCACCCGTCTCGGCGCTGCCGCACTGCTCGGCGCTGCCGCGCTCACCACCCTCACCGCCTGCGGTGCCGCGCCCGACGGTGAGGCCACCGGCGGCAAGGTGAAGGCGAACGCCAGTGCCTCGGCCGCCGACTTCGGTGGAATGAAGGCGCTCGTCGCGGCCGCCGAGAAGGAGGGCAAGCTGAACGTCATCGCCCTCCCGCCGGACTGGGCGAACTACGGCGAGCTGATCAAGGCCTTCGAGGCCAAGTACAAGATCAAGGTCAGCAGCGAGAACCCGGACGCCTCCAGCGCCGACGAGATCGCCGCCGTCAAGGCCCGCAAGGGCCAGAAGCGCGCCCCCGACGTCATGGACCTGGGCATCGCCTTCGCGCGCAGCGGCGCGGCCGAGGGCCTGTTCGCCCCGTACAAGGTCGAGTCCTGGAGCAGGATTCCGGACGCGCAGAAGGACGCCGACGGCCGCTGGTACAACGACTACGGCGGCTACGTCTCCATCGGCTGCGACGCGAAGCGCATCAAGAACTGCCCGCAGACCTTCGCGGATCTGCTCAAGCCCGAGTACAAGGGCAAGGTCGCGCTCAACGGCAACCCGACCAAGTCCGGCTCCGCCTTCGGCGGCGTGTACGCGGCCGCCCTCGCCAACAAGGGCACCTTCGCCGACATCCAGCCCGGCATCGACTTCTTCGCCGAGCTGAAGAAGAGCGGCAACTTCATCCCCGTCGAGTCCACCCCGGCCACGGTCGAAAAGGGCGAGACCCCCATCAGCATCGACTGGGACTACCTCAACGCCGGTTACGCCGACCAGTTCCGCGGCAAGGGCGTCGACTGGAAGGTCTCCGTACCCGGCGACGGCGTCTACGCGCAGTACTACTCGCAGGCGATCAACAAGGAGGCCCCCAACCCGGCCGCCGCCCGGCTGTGGATGGAGTTCCTCTACAGCGCCGAGGGCCAGAACCTCTGGCTGAAGGGGTACGCCCGTCCCGTACTGCTGCCCGTCATGACCACGGACGGCACCGCCGACAAGGGCTCCGTCGCCAAGCTCCCCAAGGTCGAGGGCACCCCGGCCTTCCCCTCCTCCGCGGAGCTCGACAAGGCCAAGGCCGCCCTCGCCGAGAACTGGGACAAGGCCCTCTCCTGA
- a CDS encoding GntR family transcriptional regulator codes for MGTARYLEIAEALRRSILGGEYPVGAQLPSESDLAARWSASRGTVRQAVAVLASEGLIGSRQGARRIVLRHERRHSFAELNSFAQWAQGMGYETSSHILTRTRRPATPTEASRLSVPAGSGILYVLRLRLLDGEPAMLERTAYAEWVAPAVEELAEDCVSIMNSIAERQGIVAQYGEHLIDAVPAGSVDARMLRVRRGSPLLRQRHLTCTATGRPIEWTDDRYVAGSVTFSVSNSSDTAPLSRHAGDLSIPSGD; via the coding sequence GTGGGCACGGCGCGTTATCTGGAGATCGCGGAGGCACTGCGGCGGTCGATCCTGGGCGGCGAGTATCCGGTCGGGGCCCAACTCCCCTCGGAGAGCGACCTCGCGGCCCGCTGGTCCGCATCGCGGGGGACAGTGCGTCAGGCCGTCGCCGTACTGGCGTCCGAGGGCCTGATCGGCTCCCGGCAGGGTGCGCGCAGAATCGTACTGCGCCACGAACGCCGCCACAGCTTCGCGGAGTTGAACAGCTTCGCGCAGTGGGCGCAGGGCATGGGCTACGAGACCTCCAGCCACATCCTGACCCGCACCCGCCGCCCCGCGACCCCGACGGAGGCCTCCCGGCTCTCGGTCCCCGCGGGTTCGGGGATCCTGTACGTCCTGCGGCTGCGGCTGCTCGACGGCGAACCGGCCATGCTGGAACGGACGGCGTACGCGGAGTGGGTGGCGCCCGCGGTGGAGGAACTGGCCGAGGACTGCGTATCGATCATGAACAGCATCGCCGAACGGCAGGGCATCGTCGCCCAGTACGGCGAACACCTCATCGACGCGGTGCCGGCGGGGAGCGTGGACGCACGGATGCTACGGGTCCGCAGGGGCAGCCCGCTGCTGCGCCAGCGCCATCTGACGTGCACGGCGACGGGCCGGCCGATCGAGTGGACGGACGACCGCTATGTGGCGGGGAGTGTGACGTTCAGCGTGAGCAACTCCTCGGACACGGCCCCGCTTTCGCGCCACGCGGGCGACCTCTCAATCCCCTCCGGCGATTGA
- the dusB gene encoding tRNA dihydrouridine synthase DusB: protein MTTLAPSSTLKIGPYAVQPPVVLAPMAGITNAPFRTLCREFSGGKGLFVSEMITTRALVERNEKTMQLIHFDATETPRSIQLYGVDPVTVGKAVRMIADENLADHIDLNFGCPVPKVTRKGGGSALPYKRPLLRAILNEAVSNAGALPVTMKMRKGIDDDHITFLDAGRIAVDEGVSAIALHGRTAAQHYGGTADWDAIARLKEHVPEIPVLGNGDIWSADDALRMVRETGCDGVVVGRGCLGRPWLFGDLVAAFEGGGACATPTLKEVAGVMRRHAELLGEWIGDETRGVIDFRKHVAWYLKGFAVGSEMRKKLAITSSLAEMDAHLGELDLDQPWPVGADGPRGRTSGNNRVVLPEGWLKDPYDCAGVSAEAELDTSGG, encoded by the coding sequence ATGACCACGCTCGCCCCGTCCTCGACGCTCAAGATCGGCCCGTACGCCGTGCAGCCCCCGGTGGTGCTCGCGCCGATGGCCGGGATCACCAATGCGCCCTTCCGCACCCTGTGCCGTGAGTTTTCGGGCGGCAAGGGGCTGTTCGTCAGCGAGATGATCACGACGCGGGCGCTGGTCGAACGCAACGAGAAGACCATGCAGCTCATCCACTTCGACGCGACGGAGACGCCGCGGTCGATTCAGTTGTACGGGGTGGACCCGGTGACCGTCGGCAAGGCGGTCCGCATGATCGCGGACGAGAATCTGGCCGATCACATCGACCTGAACTTCGGCTGCCCGGTGCCGAAGGTGACGCGCAAGGGCGGTGGCTCGGCCCTCCCGTACAAGCGGCCGCTGCTGCGCGCGATCCTGAACGAGGCGGTGTCGAACGCGGGCGCCCTGCCGGTGACGATGAAGATGCGCAAGGGCATCGACGACGACCACATCACCTTCCTCGACGCGGGCCGGATCGCGGTCGACGAGGGCGTGAGCGCGATCGCGCTGCACGGGCGTACGGCGGCGCAGCACTACGGCGGTACGGCGGACTGGGACGCGATCGCCCGGCTGAAGGAGCACGTCCCGGAGATCCCGGTGCTCGGCAACGGCGACATCTGGTCGGCGGACGACGCGCTGCGGATGGTGCGGGAGACGGGCTGCGACGGGGTGGTCGTGGGGCGCGGATGCCTGGGGCGACCGTGGCTGTTCGGCGATCTGGTGGCCGCCTTCGAGGGCGGTGGCGCCTGTGCGACGCCGACGCTCAAGGAGGTCGCGGGCGTGATGCGGCGGCACGCGGAGCTGCTGGGGGAGTGGATCGGCGACGAGACGCGTGGCGTGATCGACTTCCGTAAGCATGTGGCCTGGTACCTGAAGGGCTTCGCGGTGGGCTCGGAGATGCGGAAGAAGCTGGCGATCACGTCGTCGCTGGCGGAGATGGACGCGCATCTGGGGGAGTTGGACCTGGACCAGCCGTGGCCGGTGGGCGCGGACGGCCCCCGGGGCCGCACCTCGGGCAACAACCGCGTGGTCCTGCCGGAGGGCTGGCTGAAGGACCCGTACGACTGCGCGGGCGTCAGCGCGGAGGCGGAACTGGACACGTCCGGGGGGTGA
- a CDS encoding DUF6243 family protein, whose amino-acid sequence MAKSRNNLLGVGGQRKKLSRADQQGNGPARNADRKTAAEQKQDLVRKMRERAQGGSEAAAPQEDQS is encoded by the coding sequence ATGGCCAAGAGCCGCAACAACCTCCTCGGCGTGGGCGGACAGCGCAAGAAGCTGTCCCGCGCCGACCAGCAGGGCAACGGTCCCGCGCGCAACGCCGACCGCAAGACGGCCGCCGAGCAGAAGCAGGACCTGGTGCGCAAGATGCGTGAGCGCGCACAGGGCGGCAGCGAGGCTGCGGCGCCGCAGGAGGACCAGTCCTGA